One stretch of Mangifera indica cultivar Alphonso chromosome 9, CATAS_Mindica_2.1, whole genome shotgun sequence DNA includes these proteins:
- the LOC123225249 gene encoding uncharacterized protein LOC123225249 isoform X1: MRFLFCKIHCPSFVCFCKPPSHLYTLGPLKLENNSHVPSTTAIVSASSDHQDAGGGCGDDEFKRVKDVEIVLDGKQQQQREEQEQEQEEEEGGDVRVKSNLKKDDSDSKEVQKMRVQWMDFLGKELVEIREYEACSEVEDTNNDTAYGKGCVCTIL; the protein is encoded by the exons ATGAGGTTTTTGTTTTGCAAAATTCATTGTCCTTCCTTCGTTTGCTTTTGCAAACCCCCTTCTCATCTATACACACTTGGGCCATTGAAGTTGGAGAACAACTCACATGTTCCTTCAACCACAGCAATTGTGTCAGCTTCTAGTGATCATCAAGATGCGGGTGGTGGTTGTGGTGATGATGAGTTCAAAAGAGTCAAGGATGTTGAGATTGTTTTAGATGggaagcagcagcagcaacGAGAAGAACAAGAACAGGaacaagaagaggaagaaggtgGTGATGTTCGTGTAAAGAGCAATCTTAAGAAAGATGATTCGGATTCGAAAGAAGTTCAGAAGATGAGAGTTCAGTGGATGGATTTCTTGGGGAAAGAATTAGTTGAGATCCGTGAATATGAAGCCTG CAGTGAAGTGGAAGATACCAACAATGATACCGCATACGGTAAAGGCTGCGTTTGTACAATTCTGTGA
- the LOC123225249 gene encoding uncharacterized protein LOC123225249 isoform X2: MRFLFCKIHCPSFVCFCKPPSHLYTLGPLKLENNSHVPSTTAIVSASSDHQDAGGGCGDDEFKRVKDVEIVLDGKQQQQREEQEQEQEEEEGGDVRVKSNLKKDDSDSKEVQKMRVQWMDFLGKELVEIREYEACEVEDTNNDTAYGKGCVCTIL, from the exons ATGAGGTTTTTGTTTTGCAAAATTCATTGTCCTTCCTTCGTTTGCTTTTGCAAACCCCCTTCTCATCTATACACACTTGGGCCATTGAAGTTGGAGAACAACTCACATGTTCCTTCAACCACAGCAATTGTGTCAGCTTCTAGTGATCATCAAGATGCGGGTGGTGGTTGTGGTGATGATGAGTTCAAAAGAGTCAAGGATGTTGAGATTGTTTTAGATGggaagcagcagcagcaacGAGAAGAACAAGAACAGGaacaagaagaggaagaaggtgGTGATGTTCGTGTAAAGAGCAATCTTAAGAAAGATGATTCGGATTCGAAAGAAGTTCAGAAGATGAGAGTTCAGTGGATGGATTTCTTGGGGAAAGAATTAGTTGAGATCCGTGAATATGAAGCCTG TGAAGTGGAAGATACCAACAATGATACCGCATACGGTAAAGGCTGCGTTTGTACAATTCTGTGA